The Fimbriimonas ginsengisoli Gsoil 348 genome window below encodes:
- a CDS encoding DUF4337 domain-containing protein — protein sequence MDINPTEIEEQAADAAKSRLNAMVAVTIALLASFMGVCKVKDDNIVQAMQKDQADKIDAWGYYQAKNTQSKVLIGTAEQLQIQSMSLTGPAKAKADALAAGHLAKAKEEDAKKEEFGKKAQGYEDDYNRLNTHDDQFDLSDALLALTITLLAITSLTQKKWLFWLSVVPMFFGVLMGLAGLFGWKMHPDAIMNLLSCVGMTGWQQHIST from the coding sequence GTGGACATCAATCCGACAGAGATCGAAGAGCAGGCGGCGGATGCGGCTAAGAGTCGGCTGAATGCGATGGTGGCGGTGACCATTGCTTTGCTTGCCAGCTTCATGGGCGTCTGCAAGGTGAAGGACGACAACATCGTTCAGGCGATGCAGAAAGACCAGGCGGACAAAATCGACGCCTGGGGGTATTACCAGGCCAAGAACACGCAGTCGAAGGTTCTCATCGGTACGGCCGAGCAGCTTCAAATCCAAAGCATGAGCCTCACCGGCCCGGCGAAAGCAAAGGCCGACGCTCTCGCGGCCGGCCACTTGGCCAAGGCGAAAGAAGAGGATGCGAAGAAGGAAGAGTTCGGGAAAAAGGCCCAGGGTTACGAAGACGATTACAACCGCCTCAACACCCACGACGACCAGTTCGACCTATCCGACGCCCTGCTCGCCCTCACCATTACCCTGCTGGCGATCACCTCGCTGACTCAGAAGAAGTGGCTCTTTTGGCTTTCGGTCGTTCCGATGTTCTTCGGCGTCCTCATGGGTCTCGCCGGGCTGTTCGGCTGGAAGATGCATCCCGACGCCATCATGAATCTTCTGTCGTGCGTCGGCATGACCGGTTGGCAGCAGCACATCTCGACCTGA
- a CDS encoding YraN family protein: MPNLRSVGRLAEDRAADFLIQEGFTIVTRRYKARHGELDLIALEGDLLVFVEVKERRKAGYVPEESIGDAKRRSLFLAGQQYLADVEEPEREVRFDLITIDADGLRHYRDILSE; this comes from the coding sequence ATGCCTAATCTTCGAAGCGTAGGGCGTCTGGCGGAAGACCGGGCCGCCGATTTCCTTATCCAAGAAGGGTTCACGATCGTCACCCGCCGCTACAAGGCGCGGCACGGCGAGCTTGATTTGATCGCCCTGGAGGGTGACCTGCTGGTCTTCGTGGAAGTGAAAGAGAGGCGCAAGGCCGGGTACGTCCCTGAGGAATCGATAGGCGACGCAAAGCGCCGGTCGCTCTTCTTGGCCGGGCAACAGTACCTCGCGGACGTCGAGGAACCCGAGCGCGAGGTCCGCTTCGATCTCATCACCATCGACGCCGACGGCCTCCGTCACTACCGGGACATTCTGTCGGAATAG
- a CDS encoding glycine betaine ABC transporter substrate-binding protein has protein sequence MRESGPVRTAGLQTGFRICLAFLTLLAATLSPAQTITVGSKKFTESYVLGEIAKKVLTDAGFQVEHKQGMGATAIVWNALKGGSIQTYPEYTGTVGEELLGKPHLTVPEMKSELAKVGIGMTDELGFNNTYGLVMRRKDADALKIDKISDLKTHPELKCGITHELLGRKDGWKPLLAKYGEKFDDVKGIDHALGYAALYAGQIDLKDCYTTDAEIKRYDLKVLKDDLDFFPLYRAVFLYRLEMPAKAVAALQTLAGKIDEPKMIALNEEAGRSKDYAEAAATFFAKPGASAPVPAESSSVSSKIARLTGQHLLLVGVSLLIAVLVGIPLGIVASRPGPLGGFILGTVGVIQTIPSLALLALLVAIPTLGISFTTAVIALFLYSLLPIVRNTAAGLAGIAPPIRESAAALGLEPSAQLRKIFLPLAFPMILAGIKTSAVINVGTATLAALIGSGGLGEPIVSGLALNDSGTILQGAIPAAVLAVVVQLLFDLLEKALVPRGLRTQ, from the coding sequence GTGAGGGAGTCCGGTCCGGTCCGGACCGCCGGTCTCCAGACCGGCTTCCGGATTTGCCTAGCCTTCCTAACCCTCCTCGCCGCCACCCTCTCCCCCGCTCAAACCATCACCGTCGGCTCGAAAAAATTCACCGAGTCGTACGTCCTCGGCGAGATCGCCAAGAAGGTTCTCACCGACGCCGGGTTCCAAGTGGAGCACAAGCAAGGGATGGGCGCGACCGCCATCGTCTGGAACGCCCTCAAAGGTGGCTCGATCCAGACATACCCCGAATACACCGGAACCGTAGGCGAGGAACTCCTAGGCAAACCCCATCTGACCGTGCCGGAGATGAAATCGGAGCTGGCCAAAGTCGGCATCGGCATGACCGACGAGCTCGGGTTCAACAACACCTACGGTCTCGTCATGCGCCGCAAAGACGCCGATGCCCTCAAGATCGACAAGATCAGCGATCTGAAGACCCATCCCGAGCTAAAGTGCGGCATCACCCACGAGCTGCTCGGCCGAAAGGACGGGTGGAAGCCGTTGCTGGCCAAGTACGGCGAGAAGTTCGACGACGTCAAAGGAATCGACCACGCCCTCGGCTACGCCGCGCTCTACGCCGGCCAAATCGACCTCAAGGATTGCTACACCACCGACGCCGAGATCAAGCGGTACGACCTCAAAGTCTTGAAGGACGACCTCGACTTCTTTCCGCTCTACCGGGCCGTCTTCCTTTACCGCTTGGAGATGCCCGCCAAAGCCGTCGCCGCACTCCAAACGCTCGCCGGCAAGATCGACGAGCCGAAAATGATCGCCCTGAACGAAGAAGCGGGCCGAAGCAAGGACTACGCCGAAGCCGCCGCCACCTTCTTCGCCAAGCCGGGCGCCTCGGCGCCGGTCCCTGCCGAATCTAGCAGCGTCTCGTCCAAGATCGCTCGCCTAACCGGGCAGCACCTCCTGTTGGTCGGCGTCTCGCTCCTCATTGCCGTCCTCGTCGGCATCCCACTCGGCATCGTCGCTTCGCGCCCCGGCCCGCTCGGCGGCTTCATCCTCGGAACCGTGGGAGTGATCCAGACAATCCCCTCGCTCGCGCTGCTCGCCCTGTTGGTCGCGATCCCGACCCTCGGGATCTCCTTCACCACCGCCGTCATCGCGCTTTTCCTCTATTCGCTGCTGCCGATCGTCCGCAACACCGCCGCCGGACTCGCCGGGATCGCCCCTCCCATCCGCGAATCCGCCGCCGCCCTCGGTCTGGAGCCGTCGGCGCAGCTCCGTAAAATCTTTCTCCCCTTGGCGTTCCCGATGATCCTCGCCGGAATCAAGACCAGCGCCGTGATCAACGTCGGCACCGCCACCCTCGCCGCCCTCATCGGCAGCGGAGGCCTCGGCGAGCCGATCGTAAGCGGCCTCGCCCTCAACGACTCCGGCACCATCCTCCAAGGCGCAATTCCGGCGGCGGTCCTCGCCGTCGTCGTCCAGCTGCTGTTCGACCTCCTAGAAAAAGCCCTCGTCCCCCGCGGCCTCCGAACCCAATAA
- a CDS encoding FHA domain-containing protein has protein sequence MERRAGWLPAVTGAFAGVATWLVSEPFTHTAREHGTHMGLHSFSLGSFYGWFAHMMLGALIAGSLALVISLQRTGWRRALAAGAVGMLVGGALTCGADALSDWIGIQMVRGRSGLLPNPGDQLAPVIWHISVSLALAFSVTIAAQPTAARFRRALAAAVVAAVVGYMIRQAIAPLEAVNQVSQIDLSNFDPKNPDAMMAQISKEAMASAWQPWSIMRLAEWMTMGIVMGLALSLSDIFLRTASLRLDLGRGEGRTYPLDNGPNRIGTAEGLEVRLPFQHGTAPIHAIIDPRQGHWAITDLTGQGLTVNGYPAREALLREGDVVGVGPYFLRLVLGREGRTMSYDPTEHEVVLIDNPQPIAEASLDHRLIDPFGKVIPLSLGSWVVGRGEGAQIRLDYDGRVSRQHALLEVLPNGASLQDLGGANGTSVNGDRLTRSVSLKDGDRVTVGGTTLQYRS, from the coding sequence ATGGAACGTCGTGCCGGGTGGCTGCCAGCGGTGACCGGCGCGTTCGCCGGGGTTGCCACCTGGCTTGTCTCGGAGCCGTTTACCCATACCGCCCGCGAGCACGGGACCCACATGGGGCTCCACTCGTTTTCGCTGGGCTCGTTTTACGGCTGGTTCGCCCACATGATGTTGGGCGCCTTGATCGCGGGTTCGCTCGCGCTGGTCATTTCTCTTCAACGGACCGGCTGGCGGCGAGCCCTGGCCGCGGGTGCGGTCGGGATGCTGGTGGGTGGGGCCCTGACCTGCGGGGCAGACGCCCTGAGCGACTGGATTGGGATCCAGATGGTGCGGGGGCGGAGCGGACTGCTGCCGAACCCGGGCGATCAACTGGCGCCGGTCATCTGGCATATCTCCGTCTCGCTCGCCTTGGCGTTCTCGGTGACGATCGCCGCCCAACCGACGGCGGCTCGATTTCGACGGGCGTTGGCGGCGGCGGTAGTAGCGGCGGTAGTGGGTTACATGATCCGCCAGGCGATCGCTCCCCTCGAAGCCGTTAACCAGGTTTCCCAGATCGATCTGTCTAACTTCGACCCGAAGAACCCGGACGCGATGATGGCTCAGATTTCCAAAGAGGCGATGGCCTCGGCTTGGCAGCCTTGGAGCATCATGCGCCTGGCCGAGTGGATGACGATGGGGATCGTGATGGGCTTGGCCCTTAGTCTCAGCGACATCTTCTTGAGAACCGCATCGTTGCGGCTGGACCTGGGACGGGGAGAGGGGCGAACTTATCCGCTGGATAACGGGCCGAACCGGATCGGAACCGCGGAGGGGTTGGAGGTTCGCCTTCCGTTCCAACATGGGACGGCTCCGATCCACGCGATTATCGATCCTCGGCAGGGGCACTGGGCGATCACGGACTTAACCGGTCAGGGACTTACGGTGAACGGCTATCCGGCTCGCGAAGCACTTTTGCGCGAAGGGGACGTGGTCGGAGTCGGACCTTACTTCTTGCGGCTGGTGCTTGGACGGGAAGGGCGGACGATGTCGTACGATCCGACCGAGCACGAGGTGGTCCTCATCGACAATCCTCAACCGATCGCCGAGGCGTCTCTCGACCACCGGCTGATCGACCCGTTCGGAAAAGTGATCCCCCTATCGCTGGGGAGCTGGGTGGTGGGAAGAGGCGAGGGGGCGCAGATCCGCCTGGACTACGACGGCCGGGTTAGCCGGCAACACGCTCTGCTGGAGGTGCTGCCGAACGGCGCGAGCTTGCAGGACCTCGGCGGCGCTAACGGTACCAGCGTGAACGGCGACCGGCTCACCCGATCGGTCTCGCTGAAGGACGGCGACCGGGTGACGGTTGGGGGGACAACCCTTCAGTATCGGAGCTGA
- the asnS gene encoding asparagine--tRNA ligase encodes MDYRRTYVRDLFDMPPGTATSAYGWVKTRRDSKGISFVQISDGSCFKDFQVIVNEGVLSSDDLKLLTTGACVRFDGKIVESPAAGQAVEMQAEAVEVFGAADPQTYPLQKKGATMEYLREIAHLRARGNTFGAVFRVRNRAAFAIHKFFQTRGFHYVHTPIITASDAEGAGAMFQVTTAVETVEKAVEGGTEHQAAYRIRNANPKEDFFGKPSYLTVSGQLEAETLAMGMTNVYTFGPTFRAENSSTSRHAAEFWMVEPEMAFCDLEGDMNLAEEFLKEVVADLLDQCGDDLSFFNQRIEKELLETLQHVVSSPFERLTYTEAVKLLETSGESFEFPVHWGADLQSEHERWLTETKVGRPVILTDYPKEIKAFYMRANEDGKTVRAMDVLAPRIGEIMGGSQREERLDVLESRITEMGLPLEPYWWYLDLRRFGTAPHAGFGLGFERLLMYVTGMKNIRDVIPYHRTPGHAEF; translated from the coding sequence ATGGACTACCGCCGAACCTACGTCCGCGATCTCTTCGACATGCCGCCAGGGACGGCGACTTCGGCCTATGGTTGGGTCAAGACTCGCCGAGATAGCAAGGGGATCTCGTTCGTTCAGATCTCCGACGGATCTTGCTTCAAGGACTTCCAGGTTATCGTCAACGAAGGGGTTCTCTCTTCCGACGACCTGAAGCTGCTCACAACGGGAGCCTGCGTACGGTTCGACGGCAAGATCGTCGAGTCGCCCGCCGCCGGACAGGCGGTGGAGATGCAGGCGGAAGCAGTCGAGGTTTTCGGCGCGGCCGACCCGCAGACTTATCCGCTCCAAAAGAAAGGGGCGACGATGGAGTACCTGCGGGAGATCGCCCACTTGCGGGCTCGAGGTAACACGTTCGGCGCGGTTTTTCGGGTTCGAAACCGGGCGGCCTTCGCAATCCATAAGTTCTTCCAGACGCGCGGCTTCCACTACGTCCACACCCCGATCATCACCGCGAGCGACGCGGAAGGGGCAGGGGCGATGTTTCAGGTGACGACTGCCGTGGAGACCGTGGAGAAGGCGGTCGAAGGAGGGACGGAACACCAGGCCGCGTACCGCATTCGGAACGCGAATCCGAAGGAGGACTTTTTCGGAAAGCCATCTTATCTAACGGTCAGCGGGCAGCTAGAGGCGGAGACGCTGGCGATGGGAATGACGAACGTGTACACGTTCGGCCCTACGTTCCGGGCGGAGAACAGCAGCACCAGCCGCCATGCGGCCGAGTTCTGGATGGTGGAGCCGGAGATGGCGTTCTGCGATCTCGAAGGGGATATGAACCTCGCCGAGGAGTTCCTCAAGGAAGTGGTGGCGGACTTGCTGGACCAGTGCGGCGACGACCTCTCTTTCTTTAATCAGCGGATCGAGAAGGAGCTGTTGGAAACCTTGCAGCACGTCGTTTCATCACCTTTCGAGCGCTTAACCTATACGGAAGCGGTCAAGCTGTTGGAAACGAGCGGGGAAAGCTTCGAGTTTCCGGTCCACTGGGGCGCCGATCTCCAGAGCGAGCACGAGCGCTGGCTCACCGAGACCAAGGTCGGGCGGCCGGTGATCCTCACCGACTATCCGAAGGAGATCAAGGCGTTCTACATGCGGGCGAACGAGGACGGGAAGACGGTTCGCGCAATGGACGTTCTGGCCCCCCGGATCGGCGAAATCATGGGCGGATCGCAACGCGAGGAGCGGCTCGACGTGCTGGAAAGCCGCATTACCGAGATGGGCCTCCCGCTGGAGCCGTACTGGTGGTATCTGGACCTGCGAAGGTTCGGCACCGCACCCCACGCCGGCTTCGGCCTCGGATTCGAGAGGCTGCTGATGTACGTCACGGGGATGAAGAACATCCGGGACGTGATTCCTTACCACCGGACCCCCGGGCATGCGGAGTTCTAA
- a CDS encoding ATP-binding cassette domain-containing protein: MISLKGVSKRYGVAEALKETSLEIPSGQVTALIGPSGCGKSTLLRLILGLIVPSSGQVSIDDQVVTPATVQEIRRKVGYVIQDGGLFPHLTARENITLMGRHLSRPVDIPALARLVRFPEDGLDRYPLELSGGQRQRVGLMRALALDPQTLLLDEPLGALDPLVRSGLQTDLREIFRELRKTVVFVTHDMGEAAYLADRIVLLRDGEIVQEGTLEDFQKHPATPFVTEFLNAQRALVAL, translated from the coding sequence ATGATTTCACTAAAAGGCGTGAGCAAACGGTACGGCGTCGCCGAGGCGCTGAAAGAGACCTCCTTGGAGATCCCGTCCGGCCAGGTGACCGCCCTCATCGGCCCGAGCGGCTGCGGAAAGTCGACCCTCCTCCGATTAATCCTCGGCCTGATCGTCCCCTCATCGGGTCAGGTATCGATCGACGACCAGGTCGTCACCCCGGCCACCGTTCAGGAAATCCGTCGCAAGGTCGGTTACGTCATCCAAGATGGCGGCCTCTTCCCGCATCTCACCGCCCGGGAGAACATCACCCTCATGGGTCGGCACCTCTCCCGTCCCGTCGACATCCCCGCCCTCGCCCGCCTGGTCCGCTTCCCCGAAGACGGCTTGGACCGCTACCCCCTCGAGCTGAGCGGCGGCCAACGTCAACGGGTCGGCCTCATGCGCGCCCTCGCTCTCGATCCCCAAACCCTCTTGCTCGACGAGCCGCTCGGTGCGCTCGACCCATTGGTCCGCTCCGGCCTCCAGACCGATCTTAGAGAAATCTTCCGCGAGCTAAGGAAAACCGTCGTCTTCGTAACCCACGACATGGGCGAAGCCGCCTACCTCGCCGACCGCATCGTCCTCCTCCGCGACGGAGAAATTGTCCAAGAAGGAACCCTAGAAGACTTCCAAAAACACCCCGCCACCCCCTTCGTCACCGAGTTCCTAAACGCCCAACGCGCCCTGGTAGCCCTATGA
- a CDS encoding SUMF1/EgtB/PvdO family nonheme iron enzyme encodes MRERTRWLLDRVPDEFLRRRVHDFYSPIGWHFGHVGRTEEYWVVGEALKRPLLDDELSFLFADLVENPKDNRVNIPDRAGIIEYLERTRRRVLDALDECELECEDPYLADGYAWEFAIQHECQHQETIAEMLQLIHKQLPSAVIEAVPWQTDLRSEMVDIPGGTFCMGTDDRHVYDNEKEPHEVSVASFRIGRTPVTAFEWTQFMDDGGYRRPELWSEAGWAWRDAEQAEAPEYWVRQGDAWAYIGPFGARSIHPDEPASSLSWFEAEAYARWAGKRLPTEEEWEYVASHGQIDPAEACHGLASWGPTPVGRRRPNPLGLHDLSGNVWEWTSTPFLTYPGFAAFPYDGYSKDHMKGAHRVCRGGSWATAAPILRRTFRNWYVPTYRQGFLGVRLAE; translated from the coding sequence GTGCGCGAGCGAACGCGCTGGCTGCTGGATCGGGTTCCCGACGAGTTCCTCCGTCGCCGTGTCCACGACTTCTATTCCCCCATCGGCTGGCACTTCGGTCACGTGGGCCGGACCGAAGAGTATTGGGTCGTGGGCGAAGCTCTGAAGCGCCCTCTGCTCGACGACGAACTGAGCTTCCTCTTCGCCGACCTGGTCGAAAACCCCAAGGACAACCGGGTGAACATCCCCGACCGCGCCGGGATTATCGAATATCTGGAACGAACCCGCCGCCGTGTCCTGGACGCGCTGGACGAGTGCGAGTTGGAGTGCGAAGACCCGTACCTAGCCGATGGATACGCCTGGGAATTTGCCATCCAGCACGAGTGCCAGCACCAGGAAACCATCGCCGAGATGCTGCAGTTGATCCATAAGCAGCTACCGTCGGCGGTGATCGAAGCGGTCCCCTGGCAAACCGACCTCCGCTCCGAGATGGTCGACATCCCGGGTGGAACCTTCTGCATGGGAACCGACGACCGGCACGTCTACGACAACGAAAAGGAGCCGCACGAGGTCTCCGTGGCATCGTTCCGAATCGGCCGCACCCCGGTCACCGCTTTCGAATGGACCCAATTCATGGACGACGGCGGTTACCGCCGCCCGGAGCTCTGGAGCGAAGCCGGATGGGCCTGGCGAGATGCGGAGCAGGCGGAGGCGCCGGAATACTGGGTTCGTCAAGGCGACGCCTGGGCCTACATCGGCCCGTTCGGAGCCCGGTCCATCCACCCCGACGAGCCCGCGAGCAGCCTAAGCTGGTTCGAAGCGGAAGCGTATGCCCGCTGGGCCGGTAAGCGATTGCCGACCGAGGAAGAGTGGGAGTACGTCGCTTCGCACGGCCAAATCGACCCCGCCGAAGCCTGTCATGGCCTCGCTTCCTGGGGACCGACGCCGGTCGGCCGCCGCCGCCCGAACCCGCTCGGCCTTCACGATCTCTCGGGAAATGTGTGGGAGTGGACCTCCACCCCGTTCCTCACCTATCCCGGTTTCGCCGCGTTTCCGTATGATGGCTACAGCAAGGACCACATGAAGGGAGCGCACCGGGTATGCCGAGGCGGATCGTGGGCAACCGCCGCCCCGATTCTTCGCCGCACGTTCCGAAATTGGTACGTGCCAACCTATCGACAGGGCTTTCTTGGAGTGCGGCTCGCGGAGTAG